The genome window cctcgttcctcgtgaagttgttgagctcctcttgcatcgccaccacccaatccgaatcttggagtgcttcctctaccctgtgtggctcaatagaggaaacaaaagagtaatgttcacaaaaatgtgcaacacgagatctagtagttacccccttatgaatgtcgccgaggatggtgtcgacggggtgatctcgttggattgcttggtggactcttgggtgtggcggcctttgctcttcatcctccttgtcttgatcatttgcatctcccccttgatctatgccgtcatctagaggtggctcatttgcttgatcttctatctcatcaatttgagcttcatcctcattttgtgttggtggagatgcttgcgtggaggaggacggttgatcttgtgcatttggaggctcttcggattccttaggacacacatccccaatggacatgttccttagcgcgatgcacggagcctcttcaatacctatctcatcaagatcaacttgctctacttgagagccgttagtctcatcaaacacgacgtcacaagaaacttcaacttgtccagtggacttgttaaagactctatatgcccttgtgtttgaatcataaccaagtaaaaagccttctacaattttaggagcaaatttagattttctacctcttttaacaagaataaagcatttgctaccaaaaactctaaaatatgaaatgttgggctttttaccggttaggagttcatatgatgtcttcttgaggattcggtgtagatataaccggttgatggcgtagcaagcggtgttgaccgcctcggcccaaaaccgatccgatgttttgtactcatcaagcatggttcttgccatgtccaaaagagttcgattcttcctctccactacaccgttttgttgtggggtgtagggagaagagaactcatgcttgatgccctcctcctcaaggaagccttcgatttgagagttcttgaactccgtcccgttgtcgcttctaattttcttgattcttaagccgaactcattttgagcccgtctcaagaatccctttaaggtctcttgggtttgagatttttcctgtaaaaagaatacccaagtgaagcgagaataatcatccactattacaagacaatacttacttctgccgatacttatgtaagcaatcgggccgaaaagatccatgtggagtagctcaagcggcctgtcggtcgtcatgatgttcttgtgtggatgatgagcaccaacttgctttcctgcttggcatgcgctacaaaccctgtctttctcaaaatgaacatttgttagtcctaaaatgtgttctccctttagaagcttatgaagattcttcatcccaacatgtgctagtcggcgatgccagagccagcccatgttagtgttagcaattaagcatgtgtcgagatcagctctatcaaaatctactaagtatagctgaccctctaacacacccttgaatgctattgaatcatcacttcttctaaagacaatgacacctacatcagtaaagagacagttgtagcccattttgcataattgagatacggaaagcaaattgtaatctaaagaatctacaagaaaaacattagaaatggaatggtcaggtgatatagcaattttaccaagacctttgaccaaaccttgatttccatccccgaatgtgatagctcgttggggatcctggtttttctcgtaggaggagaacatccttttctcccctgtcatgtggtttgtgcacccgctgtcgatgatccaacttgagcccccggatgcataaacctacaaaacaagtttagttcttgattttaggtacccaaatggttttgggtcctttggcattagacacaagaactttgggtacccaaacacaagtctttgaccccttgtgcttgcccccaacatatttggcaactactttgccggatttgttagtcaacacataagatgcatcaaaagttttgaatgaaatgtcatgatcatttgatgcattaggaattctcttcttaggcaacttagcacgggttggttgcctagagctagatgtctcacccttatacatgaaagcatgattagggccagagtgagacttcctagaatgaattctcctaattttgctctcgggataaccgacagggtataaaatgtaaccctcgttatcctgaggcatgggagccttgcccttaacaaaattggacaatcttttatgaggggcactaagtttgacattgtctcccctttggaagccaatgccatccttgatgccaggtcgtctcccactatagagcatacttctagcaaatttaaatttttcattctctaagttatgctcgacaattttagcatctaatttagctatatgatcattttgttgtttaattaaggacatgtgatcatggatagcattaatgtcaacatctctacatctagtacaaatagatacatgttcaatagtagatgtagagggtttgcaagattttaattctacaaccttagcttgtaacaTATCGTTCttggttctaaggttggaaatagtagcattgcaaacatcaaaatctttagccttaacaagcaatttttcattttcaattctaaggctagcaagcgaaatgttcaattcttcaatcctagcaagcaagtcaacattatcatctctaggattggaagttgaaacaatacaatcatgagaatcaaccttagctaccaaattagcattttcatttctaaggttgtctattgtctcatggcaagtgcttagctcactagataatttttcacatttctcaatttctagagcataagcatttttaaccttaacatgctttttattttccttgattaggaagtcctcttgggtgtccaggagatcatccttttcatggatggcattaatcaattcattaagtttttctttttgttgcatgttgaggttggcaaaaagagtacgcaaattatcttcctcatcactagcattatcatcactagaggattcatatctagtggaggatttagatttaaccttctttttgccgtcctttgccatgaggcacttgtggccgacgttggggaagaggagtcccttggtgacggcgatgttggcggcgtcctcgtcgtcggaggagtcgcttgagctctcgtcggagtcccactcccgacaaacatgggcatcgccccccctcttcttgtagtaccttttcttttctctcctcttgcccttcttgtcgttatccctgtcactgtcacttgataatggacatttagcaataaagtgaccgggcttaccacatttgtaacaaaccttcttggagcgggacttgtagtccttccctctcctttgcttgaggatttggcggaagctcttgatgacgagcgccatttcctcattgtcgagcttggaggcgtcgattggttgccgacttggtgtggactcctccttcttttcctccttcgctttgaatgcgacgggttgtgcttcggatgtggagggatcatcaagctcgttgatcttcctcgagccttcgatcatgcactcaaaacttacaaaattcctgataacttcctcgggggtcattttagtatatctaggattaccacgaattaattgaacttgagtggggttaaggaaaatgagagatcttagaataaccttaaccatttcgtggtcgtcccacttcttgctcccgaggttgcgcacttggttcaccaaggtcttgagccggttgtacatgtgttgtggctcttcccctttgcgaagccggaaccgaccgagctccccctcgatcgtttcccgcttggtgatctttgtgagctcatctccctcgtgcgcggttttgagcacatcccaaacttccttggcgctcttcaacccttgcactttgttattctcctctctacttagagaggcgaggagtattgttgtcgcttgagagttgaagtgctcgatttgggccacctcatcctcatcatagtctttatcccctaccgacggtacctgtgcaacaaactcaacaacatcccatatacttttgtgaagtgaggttagatggaatcgcattaaatcactccacctagcataatcttcaccatcaaaagttggtggtttgcctaatgggacggaaagtaaaggtgcatgtttagaaatgcgagggtagtgtagggggatcttactaaacttcttacgctcttggcgtttagaagttacggagggcgcatcagagtcggaggttgaagttgatgaagtgtcggtctcgtagtagaccactttcctcatcctcttttgcttgtctccgcttcgatgcggcttgtgggaagaagatttttccttctctttgtggtgagaagaagatttcttctccttccctttgttggaggagctcttcttcttctccctcctcttggtgcgggactcttccgatgaagtgctcccgtggcttgtagtgggcttttcgccggtctccatctccttcttggcgtgatctcccgacatcacttcgagcggttaggctctaatgaagcaccgggctctgataccaattgatagtcgcctagagggggggtgaatagggcgaaactgaaatttacaaatataaacacaactacaagccgggttagcgttagaaataaagaaacgagtccgcgagagagggcgcaaaacaaatcgcaagcaattgaagagtgtgacacgtggatttgttttaccgaggttcggttcttgcaaacctactccccgttgaggaggccacaaaggccgggtctctttcaacccttccctcttcaaacgatccctcgaatcgagtgagctttcttttctcaatcacttggaacacaaagttcccacaaggaccaccacaagtttggtgtctcttgcctcaattacaagtgagtttgattgcaatgaaagaatcaagaaagaagaaagcaatccaagcgcaagagctcgaaagaacacaagcaaatcactctctctagtcactatggcgttgtgtggaatttggagaggatttgatctctttggtgtgtctagaattgaatgctagagctcttgtagtagttgggaagtggaaaacttggatgcaatgaatggtggggtggttggggtatttatagccccaaccaccaaaagtggccgttgggaggctgtctgctcgatggcgcaccggacatgtccggtgcccccgccacgtcatcactgccgttggattctgaccgttgaagcttctgacttgtgggcccgcctggatgtccggtgcacaccggacatgcactattccttgtccggtgcgccagtatgggcgcgcctgccttctgcgcgcgcagagcgcgcattaaatgtgtcgcaggtagccgttggcgtcgaatagccgttgctccggagttgcaccggacagtccggtgcacaccggacatgtccggtgaattatagcggactagccgttggagattcccgaagctggcgagttcctgaggctgctcctccttggcgcaccggacactgtccggtgtacaccggacagtccggtgaattatagcgcgagtgcctctggaaattcccgaaggtggcgagtttgcgttggagtcctctggtacaccggacatgtccggtggtgcaccggacattgtccggtggcacaccggacagtccggtgtgccagaccagaggtgccttcggttgacccctttgctcctttgttgaatccaaaacttgatctttttattggctgtgtgtgaaccttttacacctgtataatctatacacttgggcaaactagttagtccaattatttatgttgggcaattcaaccaccaaaattaattaggggctaggtgtaagcctaattccctttcagatatcCCTCTCTAATCCCTCatcgatctagcgaccataataTCTGGTATCGGCTAGCTTGAGTTTTGATCTGATCCCATGGCTTCTGCTGCCAATTTTGTGGCGTCATCCTGGCAATCGGTGTCCCCATCTCCTTGGACAACGCCGCATGTCACCTTCGTCACGCCGTCCTGGCAACcgacgtccccatctccatgggttGCGCCGCATGCCACCTTCATCACGCCATCCTGGCAACCAGCGTCCTTATCTCCATGGGCAGCATCGCCTGCCAATTTTGTCACCACATCCTGGACGCCGACGTGCCCATCCCTAGGGACAACGTCAaatttcatcacatcatcttcgttgacggcGTCTCCGTCCCCATGGGCGACGCCACTAGGGGCAGCCACGACTCAGCAATCACCAGCTCCATCGATGGGAGATTTGTGGACCAACATAAGGGCTGATCTCACAAAGATGCAAGCCACGCTCCAGAAGGTTGAGCAAGGGCTGCTGCAAATCAAGGCAGCATTGCAACATGAGCAACACCAGCTGACGCTGTCCGCACGGCTCCAGACGTCGACGGCTGTGGGCATACAAGCTGCTGCTCGTGGCTTCCTTGCACGACAGAAAGTGCGGGAGATGCGCCGGCAGATGCTCGAGGCAGCCTTGGTGACGGTTGACCTCGGCACACGTTGGCGCGACCTCACCCTGTCGGACGGCCATCAGCAGTGGCACCAGGCCGCTATCTCGAAGTGCGAGCATGATACGTGTCCCGCGGGCGACAAACTTCAACTCTACGGCAGCAGCGGTAGGGAAGGCACTCACCTCGTCATCAACAAGGGCGCACTATTTAGCGCCACCACATTCCGCTACCGACCGCCACGAGGGCGCCTCCGCTGGTTATTGTTGCGACCTATTCCAGGTGCCCATCCATGTGCTCCCCTTTCGTGCagatggcgtccatgggatccaggTGGCTGCACACGTGCTTGTCCGCCTTATCTTATGGGGTAAAAAAATCAGATTCGGAATAATAAGATAAGCCAAGATGTAAAAGGCTTGTCTTCTAGGTGTTTGGTTTTGGGTCAAGTAGACTCGGTCTTTGAGCACCCGTTATGCGACAGCTCGAGGGCGAGCTACTTGTCCAGGAGGGGTgtagtgtcagggcctaaggaggcccacggaggggctgcggtagcagcagccatgggccctcaagggggattagataaggatagttagagataagattagaagattagttgagattattttgGAGATTAGTtaagattatctaggaaggttatcagttagtagtttgttaagagtttttaggagataaggatctctagctagataggggcagccaatcggcctatttatgtaatcaatggatgagaaataaagcagacaagaattagaagggagaaaccctcctcttgctcggccgtgggcagaggctCCCGGTCGGtgttcctgcccatcgatacaCCTCTCCATCTGGTATCAGAgcctcaccgatctagcgaccataacataTACACATGAAATTTTTACTAAATTTCTGGATCAATTAATAGCCTCCAGATATCATTGTTTTATTCAAGGTATAACAGATGGTGAGGAGTACAAAGTATTTACCATTAGTAGCCTATCTGGAAAGGAACGGTTGGTTCATTTCAACAAGTCAAGTTTGATTGGGAGGTGCTCATGTAAATTATTTGAGTCTCACGACATCATGTGCTGTCACATCATACAAGTTCTTAGAGCAGAGAGACAAATTGAATTACTAGACTATTATATTATGACAAGATGGCAGAAACGGTGTAAAAGGTTTGTCTTCTATATTCCTCTATGAAATTGGGACATGTAAGTTTCAAGTGATGTTTTAAATCTTTTCTTCATGCAGGGCTGTTTTCTTTGATGATGAAGGTAACATACTAGAAGACGTAGCTTCAAATCCCAATGAGGTGGCAACACGAAAAAAATTTCAGAAGCGCGCAACATGTTTGAAGATCTTATCCAAATGGCAAAGCAATCCAATGAAGGAATGGACATTTTAACTTCCAGTTTGTTAAATCTGCAAGCAGCTGTCAGAGTCATGGTGCCTTCTGTTATCAGTACCAAACATGATGAAATTGAGTCTTTTATTGGTACAAAAATTCCAAATGAAGTAGTCATACACCCACCTAATCATGTGAAGTCAAAGGGGAGATGCAAAAGAATTAAGAAAAGCAAGGAGACAAAGTCTGTAGGCAAGGGAAAAGCCACTCGTACATGCAGCAGTTGTAAGCAAATAGGGCACAGTCCCTTAATATTGCTTTGTGTCATCCTGTCTTGTTTGATTTGAGTTGGTAGTGCATTCACAACAATGTCAATGAGAACAATGTGATACGAGCAAATTTTACTTTCATTCAGATTTGCTTTCTTTACAATCCACAATAGTGCTACAATATCTAATTCTATGTGCTATACAATATCTAATTCGATATCCTATACAATCTCTAATTCTTTGTGCTATACAATATCTAATTTTCTATGCTATACTATCTCAGTAGCAATCCTGGAAGCATCAGTACCGTGTGATGCGCTAGTCTTTTGAAAGCATCAGTAATAATTCTGGAAGCAAGCAAACCGTTCCGGCGCCCTGATCATTTCATTCATTACAAATCTTGGAAGCATGATATTGCTGAAAGCATTGCACCATTGAATTTTCGGAAGCATTCTGGGAATAGTTAAACATTAAACAAACAAGACATAATATTGCTGTTTTTTTTCTTCTCTCAACCACTGAATGGCAGGAGTTTGCACCTGAACGACAGGAGGGTAGGGCGCTGGCTGGCTACAGGAAGTATAGGACGACGGTGTGGGGCCGAAGGAGGATGAGGAGGGCATAGGGGGCCGATGTTGCAGCAGTGTCTGGTCGGAGGTCGTCGAGGCGTCGTGCGTCGAGTGGCGGCACCTGGTCGGAGGTCATCGAGGTGTAGGTGCGTCGATGCGGCGCCTGGCCGGAGGCGGCGACGGAGAGGGCGAGGCTAAGTCAGAGGTGGCCAGGACAAGGCCAGGGCGGCGCATGGTCGGAGTTAGGCTGCGTCACTGGATCTAGCGATGACTGGATGGGGTTTGATTGCAGTTTGGATAATAGGTGAGGGGACTCATTGTAAAAGTGCAGCAGGGATGGGTTATACACGTTAGATATAGATCCAGTTACGGGCGTCGTGGTTTGCACAGTTTGCACGAGACGTGCAGTTTGCACCTGATCTGCAGCTGCAGGCCTGCAGCCCCCGAGTCCGAAATCGTTGGACGGGGAAAGGAAAGCGAAACAAGCCACGCTAAGCAAGATGCACCGAAACCCTCGCGCCGTCATCCGCGCCGCCGTCTCCCTCACCCGCCGGCCCCCCGCCGTTCCTGCCGCGGAGGCTCTCCAAACCCTGCCTAAAGCGACGCCCTCGCCTGCGCTTGGGGCGTGGCGGCCAGACCAGGCGGTGGGGCCTTTGGGTAGCGTCAGCCGCCGCCGCGCCTTCTCCTCCTCCGCGGCAGAGTATGGCAAGGATGTGGACGAGGTGAACCGCAAGTTCGCGGAGGCGCGGGAGGAGATCGAGGCGGCCATGGAGAGCAAGGAGACGGTCTACTTCAACGAGGAGGCCTCCATCGCGCGTGACGCCGCCAACGAGGCGCTCGCTGCTTTCGACGCGCTTTTAGCGCGCCTCCCGCCCACCGACGCCGACGCGCTCCGCCGCTCCATGGGGCTAAAGATGGAACAACTGAAGGCCGAGCTCAAGCAGCTCGAGGACTAGCCGACTAGGCTGCGGAAAGGTTTGAGTTTTGCGAGAAAATTTGGGCGGAATGTTTGGTTATACACCTGTTCTTTTGAGATAGAGATTCCTAGGTGTTCCGCTTGGTGAATAAATTTTAGCACAACAATCTGTTGCATTGCCTGTTTCTGTTGGTTCTTGGTGAGAGGAGATCCGAAGCTAATTTGTAATGTGCCTGGTTTACCACCTTCACATGATTGGCCACTGTTGAGGCCTTAAATTGATTTGATAGAAGTTAGACCGATGCGTTCCTGTGTTGTTCGGATTAAACTTCATTTGCAATTTTTCTTCCTTGATTAATGTTTTGGTGCAACATGGATACTTCATTGTTCAGTATCTGTTGCCATGACATTGACAAAATTTTGAGCTACTTTGTTTTGTGTTCCTGAAACCAGGTTCTTCGATACCTTATGTTATCACACCTTTTACTGAAAAACAGGAAAAGCTAGACATTGATGTTTCTTGTGTACAAACTATGAACTGCGTTTGCATGCATGCGTGCTCTTAGTGATTCATGCTCTTTTCAGAACCTGAGGTTTTTCTCTTCAAATCTTAAGGTGAAGGAATGAAGCCATGTGAGGTGATTTAAAGCTATAAGCACTTAAGTATATATTGTTTGTAAGAACTGCTGATGAATCAGTTACTACCTATTAATCACAATAAGACCCGTTTGTTTTCTTTCGTTTTAAGGAATTGGAATCTAACTAATGGAGTAAGCTATTTTTTTATAATGTGAATTGATTATATAGATTTACATGTTACTTTTCTAATGTACAACTTATAACATACTTTTCTACTTGCTACTCTATAGTATAATTGTAGTGTATAATTATctctctcttaagatttaggataatatacaaatatattaacttaattagtttGTGTCAAAATTatgattattaaaatggaattcgatTCCAAcaaaacaaacggggcctaagagATTTTTGCTTCCAGCTCTAACTATCATGGCTTGTcaaactattttcgacaaaattggtATATGCATGAGTCATGATGCCTTGGTATCAGTTTGTAGTCATGATGCCTTGTGGTATCTATTTGTCAACTCTGGTTTTATCTGCTGCTGCAGAACATTTGAATAATTTTTTTACCAgtttaaagtggaaatatgttagACCTCTGGACCAAAAGGGTTTGCTCAGACATCTGCTTCTCTAATCCTTATGGTGATATATTCCCTCTAGACTGTCTCTTCTCTTATTTTCTCTAAGGGCTTCTTTGGATGACCAAACCCCGGTAGGTATCCCGGCCCAATCTGCTGGGGAGACGAGGCCTGCGTCTTCTCTTCCCCAGCTATCCTCGGCTCCCATTTGAATGTGGTATGGGCCAAAATTGTCACGGTCCTTCGTATTCCATCCCTATTGATCTACGGGGAAGGAAAAAAATTCTCGTCTGCTTGTGTTTCTTGTTCTCGTCGTGGCTCTCTCTCATCTAGGGACTACATTTTCATTTTGGGGTTTCCGAAACCCGTTCGTTGACTAAAGTTTGAATTTTatattttcaaatttgaaatcaaAATACAAAAAAAACCGAACCAAAATTTGTATCTCGGAACACACCGAAATCGGGAAATTTTACCGGATTTGGTGTTTCCGAGTGAGATATTCGTCCCTGCTCTCATCTCGCCCGTCTCTCCCGCAGCAGccatggcggctagggtttgcgtCGCCGGCGCATTATGAGATTTGTTGCTGCTCACGTGCCCATGCTCCATTGCCCTCCATTCCCACGCGCTTGATCCCCACGCTGCTCGTCGTCCCTCTCCATCGTCGGGACTTGTCAGCAGCGGATCAGGAGCCAGTGACGCGGTCTGCAACCACAGAGGTGGAGCTCTTCTGTCATCGCGGTCTGTAGCCAGTTCGCTAGTTCACAACCAACTCGCTCGAGCTCGACTTGTTTCGGTGTGAGGTGAGTTCTATGCAATAATTCCCGAGAGTGCGTGGGATGGTGGTGGTTCTTGCTAGGGTTGGGTGGTGACTGCCGTTGAGAAGCCCTATGTGTCGGGTGTGATCTTTTGTTGTTGCCTGTTCTCCGATTACCTATTACCGTTGCATGTTCTCTGATTATGACTAAGATCTCCTTCATTAGTGCCGTGTGAGCAGCTTGACTTGGACGGAGAGAGGAACAAAGAGGATGCCGGGATGGGATGGAGATGCGTAGCCATATTTGCGTCTTATTCTTTTTGCATCTAACTTACGACACTTTGTCCTTAGCTCAATCTAATATAACAGGCTCcagttagagcatctccaaggaaCTTTTTATTTTTAACTCTCTATTTGACTCTTTATTTGTCTCTCTATAAATATTAaactttatatataacatctcattACAATAGACTCTCCAACATACAAGTTAGCTTGCCTAGCGAGAgttgctagccaaatttggctagt of Zea mays cultivar B73 chromosome 8, Zm-B73-REFERENCE-NAM-5.0, whole genome shotgun sequence contains these proteins:
- the LOC100284446 gene encoding late embryogenesis abundant protein: MHRNPRAVIRAAVSLTRRPPAVPAAEALQTLPKATPSPALGAWRPDQAVGPLGSVSRRRAFSSSAAEYGKDVDEVNRKFAEAREEIEAAMESKETVYFNEEASIARDAANEALAAFDALLARLPPTDADALRRSMGLKMEQLKAELKQLED